Proteins from one Nitrobacteraceae bacterium AZCC 2146 genomic window:
- a CDS encoding nitronate monooxygenase (product_source=KO:K00459; cath_funfam=3.20.20.70; cog=COG2070; ko=KO:K00459; pfam=PF03060; superfamily=51412) — protein sequence MSMPALFKNRLSLPVIGAPLFIISVPDLVIAQCKAGIVGSFPALNARPAALLDEWLVRIKEELAAHDKAHPDRLSAPFAVNQIVHKSNNRLDQDLALCEKHKVPMMITSLGAREELNQAAHAWGGIVFHDVINQRFAHKAIEKGADGLILVSAGAGGHAGEISPLAFVAETRQWFDGPIALSGAIGNGRAIRAARVLGADFAYIGSAFIATTEANAVPGYKDMITTSAAEDIVYSNLFTGVHGNYLKPSIVAAGMDPNNLPESDATKMNFGTDASGERAKPKAWKEIWGSGQGVGSVGKVVPVAELIARFKKEYDAAIDPAL from the coding sequence ATGTCGATGCCAGCCTTGTTCAAGAACCGCCTGTCGCTCCCGGTGATCGGTGCGCCGTTGTTCATCATCTCGGTGCCCGATCTGGTGATCGCCCAGTGCAAGGCCGGCATCGTCGGATCGTTTCCGGCGCTGAATGCGCGGCCGGCGGCGTTGCTCGACGAGTGGCTGGTGCGGATCAAGGAAGAACTCGCCGCTCATGACAAGGCGCATCCCGATCGGCTGTCGGCACCGTTCGCGGTCAACCAGATCGTGCACAAATCCAACAACCGGCTCGATCAGGATCTGGCGCTCTGCGAGAAGCACAAGGTGCCGATGATGATCACCTCGCTCGGCGCCCGCGAAGAATTGAACCAGGCCGCGCATGCGTGGGGCGGCATCGTGTTTCACGACGTCATCAACCAGCGCTTCGCCCACAAGGCGATCGAGAAGGGCGCCGACGGACTTATTCTGGTGTCGGCCGGCGCTGGCGGCCATGCCGGCGAGATTTCGCCGCTGGCCTTCGTGGCGGAGACCCGGCAATGGTTCGATGGCCCGATCGCCTTGTCCGGCGCCATCGGCAACGGCCGCGCGATCCGCGCCGCCCGCGTTCTCGGCGCCGATTTCGCCTATATCGGCTCGGCCTTCATCGCCACCACCGAGGCCAATGCAGTACCAGGCTACAAGGACATGATCACGACGTCGGCGGCCGAGGACATCGTCTATTCCAACCTGTTCACCGGCGTGCACGGCAACTACCTGAAGCCCTCGATCGTCGCCGCTGGCATGGACCCCAACAATCTGCCGGAGTCCGATGCGACCAAGATGAATTTCGGCACCGATGCGTCCGGCGAACGTGCCAAGCCGAAGGCGTGGAAGGAAATCTGGGGCAGCGGCCAGGGCGTTGGCAGCGTCGGCAAGGTAGTGCCGGTGGCCGAGCTGATCGCGCGCTTCAAGAAGGAATACGACGCAGCGATCGATCCGGCGCTTTGA
- a CDS encoding hypothetical protein (product_source=Hypo-rule applied; pfam=PF13622; superfamily=54637), which produces MDFIYRVDGHHVVTTPHAAGPWNETMQHGSAPSALVTWLAEQMPTAGPMQIVRVTIDLLRPVPVAPLTFETEILREGRKIQLCAIRLLANGVLVVRATVLKIRIEPLALPPEIADPPIDVPPPDQGGLLEPRYASSPFVTGMTVRAVRGGFLKLGPGAIWYRLNRPIVEGAAISQVMRAVVAADFSNGTSAVLSFDDWTFLNADLSVSLSRPPVGDWILLDSESWIGPDGAGVAASKLADVNGYFGRAVQSLVIEKR; this is translated from the coding sequence ATGGACTTCATCTATCGCGTCGACGGCCATCATGTCGTCACCACTCCCCATGCCGCCGGCCCGTGGAACGAGACCATGCAGCACGGCTCCGCGCCGTCGGCGCTGGTGACGTGGCTCGCCGAACAGATGCCGACCGCGGGCCCGATGCAGATCGTCCGCGTCACCATCGATCTGCTGCGGCCGGTGCCGGTGGCGCCGCTGACTTTTGAGACCGAAATCCTGCGCGAAGGCCGCAAGATCCAGCTCTGCGCGATCCGGCTGCTGGCCAATGGTGTCCTCGTGGTGCGCGCCACTGTGTTGAAGATCAGGATCGAGCCATTGGCATTGCCGCCGGAGATCGCCGATCCGCCAATCGACGTGCCGCCGCCCGATCAGGGCGGGCTGCTGGAGCCGCGCTACGCCAGCAGTCCCTTCGTCACCGGCATGACCGTGCGCGCCGTACGCGGCGGCTTCCTCAAGCTGGGGCCGGGCGCGATCTGGTACCGGCTGAACCGGCCGATCGTCGAGGGCGCCGCGATCTCGCAGGTGATGCGCGCGGTGGTCGCCGCCGACTTCAGCAACGGCACCTCGGCAGTACTCAGTTTCGACGACTGGACCTTCCTCAATGCCGATCTCTCGGTCAGCCTGTCGCGGCCGCCGGTCGGCGACTGGATCCTGCTCGATTCGGAAAGCTGGATCGGCCCGGACGGCGCCGGCGTTGCCGCCTCGAAGCTCGCTGACGTCAACGGCTATTTCGGCCGCGCGGTGCAGAGCCTGGTGATCGAGAAACGTTGA
- a CDS encoding hypothetical protein (product_source=Hypo-rule applied; cath_funfam=2.60.40.150) has translation MDLEAHFAKTPATIEEIKARVALAFGRHPLCRDVEFDIVSTPRAAKGANWTISMQSVAPDALWEASDIVSDIQEAYVLAAAA, from the coding sequence ATGGACCTCGAAGCCCATTTCGCGAAGACGCCGGCGACGATCGAAGAGATCAAGGCGCGCGTGGCCCTGGCGTTCGGCCGCCACCCGCTGTGCCGCGACGTCGAATTCGACATTGTCAGCACGCCGCGCGCCGCCAAGGGCGCGAACTGGACCATCAGCATGCAGTCGGTGGCGCCGGATGCGCTCTGGGAAGCCTCGGACATCGTTTCCGATATCCAGGAAGCCTACGTCCTCGCTGCCGCGGCCTGA
- a CDS encoding hypothetical protein (product_source=Hypo-rule applied), producing MASRAAFGGLRVDDATETSLLQVVEPGAVAAAVAADTEASQRRDQIREALVRDLEAARSPVSQKSKG from the coding sequence ATGGCGAGCCGCGCTGCCTTTGGCGGCTTGCGGGTCGACGATGCCACCGAGACATCTCTGCTGCAGGTCGTCGAGCCCGGTGCGGTTGCGGCGGCTGTTGCGGCTGATACCGAGGCTAGCCAGCGTCGTGATCAGATCCGCGAGGCTCTGGTGCGCGATCTCGAAGCCGCGCGCTCGCCCGTGTCGCAGAAGTCGAAGGGGTAG
- a CDS encoding phosphate-selective porin (product_source=COG3746; cleavage_site_network=SignalP-noTM; cog=COG3746; pfam=PF07769): MMNFSSRTAVAAIASLLLIGTASAQTPAATPTTKSTPAKTAPAETKAAPEKKAEKPRTEASLECSKQADAKGLHGQERRKFRSECKKTGAKAN, from the coding sequence ATGATGAATTTTTCCTCCCGCACGGCCGTCGCCGCCATTGCCTCCCTGCTGCTGATCGGCACAGCCTCCGCGCAAACCCCTGCAGCCACGCCGACGACCAAATCCACGCCCGCCAAGACGGCGCCCGCCGAAACCAAGGCGGCGCCTGAAAAGAAGGCCGAAAAGCCGCGCACCGAAGCCTCGCTGGAATGCTCGAAGCAGGCCGACGCCAAGGGACTGCACGGCCAGGAGCGCCGGAAATTCCGCTCCGAATGCAAGAAGACCGGCGCCAAGGCGAACTGA
- a CDS encoding fluoroacetyl-CoA thioesterase (product_source=KO:K18700; cog=COG5496; ko=KO:K18700; superfamily=54637), which produces MRPIPLGTKGAFTLRVLPEHLANQFKDAMLPKVLATPVMILIMENAALDAIRPFLELGESAVGTEIDVRHIAATPVGHHVRGEAEVIKVEGKRIEFKVSANDEIEEIGNGTHQRIVINLRSFNERLVIKSASGSEIRE; this is translated from the coding sequence ATGCGCCCAATACCGCTGGGAACGAAAGGAGCGTTCACGCTGCGTGTGCTGCCTGAGCATCTCGCCAATCAATTCAAAGACGCGATGCTGCCGAAGGTTTTGGCCACCCCTGTTATGATCTTGATCATGGAAAACGCCGCTCTCGATGCGATCCGGCCATTTCTGGAATTAGGTGAGAGCGCGGTCGGTACCGAAATAGATGTACGGCACATTGCCGCAACGCCTGTCGGTCATCACGTTCGTGGCGAAGCCGAGGTGATCAAGGTCGAAGGAAAACGAATTGAGTTCAAGGTATCGGCGAACGACGAAATAGAAGAAATCGGCAACGGAACTCACCAAAGAATTGTAATCAACCTGCGTTCGTTCAACGAGCGTCTCGTTATCAAGAGCGCCAGTGGTTCAGAAATCCGCGAGTAA
- a CDS encoding G3E family GTPase (product_source=COG0523; cath_funfam=3.40.50.300; cog=COG0523; pfam=PF02492,PF07683; smart=SM00833; superfamily=52540), producing MQKLPVTVLSGFLGAGKTTLLNHVLNNRHGLKVAVIVNDMSEVNIDADLVRDGGANLSRTDEKLVEMTNGCICCTLRDDLLKEVRGLAEAGRFDYLLIESTGIAEPLPVAATFDFRDENGDSLSDVARLDTMVTVVDAVNLLKDYSSTDFLQDRGEALEGDQRTLVDLLVEQIEFADVVVLNKIDDATPTQRDNARKIIRALNPDADIIEADFAQVPFDRVLDTGRFDFEKAQQHPLWYKELYGFADHTPETEEYGVTNFVYRARRPFDPAKFQAFLRESWGGVIRSKGHFWLATRPQWVGELSQAGAIVRSEGMGFWWANVPADPYWRQSLKKNWNEIYGDRRQEIVFIGTGMDEADIRRRLDACLVAGKPGMDIAGWANLFDPFPKWKRADEAG from the coding sequence ATGCAAAAACTCCCCGTCACAGTTTTGTCCGGCTTCCTCGGGGCTGGGAAGACAACTTTGCTGAACCATGTGCTGAACAACCGCCACGGCCTGAAGGTGGCGGTGATTGTGAACGACATGAGCGAGGTGAACATCGATGCCGACCTCGTTCGCGATGGCGGTGCGAATCTGTCGCGAACGGATGAGAAGCTGGTCGAGATGACCAATGGCTGCATCTGCTGCACGCTGCGCGACGATCTGTTGAAGGAAGTGCGCGGCCTCGCCGAGGCTGGCCGTTTCGATTACCTGCTGATCGAATCCACCGGCATTGCCGAGCCGCTGCCGGTCGCCGCCACCTTCGATTTCCGCGACGAGAACGGCGACAGCCTGTCCGATGTCGCGCGGCTCGACACCATGGTGACGGTGGTCGATGCGGTGAACCTGCTGAAGGACTATTCCTCGACGGACTTTTTGCAGGACCGCGGCGAAGCGCTGGAGGGCGACCAGCGCACGCTGGTGGATCTGCTGGTCGAGCAGATCGAATTCGCTGACGTGGTGGTGCTCAACAAGATCGATGACGCCACGCCGACGCAGCGCGACAACGCGCGAAAAATCATCCGCGCGCTGAATCCCGACGCCGACATCATCGAGGCCGATTTCGCGCAGGTGCCGTTCGATCGCGTGCTCGACACCGGTCGCTTCGACTTCGAAAAGGCTCAGCAGCACCCGCTCTGGTACAAGGAGCTGTACGGTTTTGCCGATCACACGCCGGAGACTGAGGAATACGGCGTGACAAACTTCGTCTACCGCGCGCGGCGGCCGTTCGATCCCGCCAAATTCCAGGCGTTCCTGCGCGAGAGCTGGGGCGGCGTGATCCGCAGCAAGGGCCACTTCTGGCTGGCGACGCGGCCGCAATGGGTCGGCGAGCTCAGCCAGGCCGGCGCCATCGTGCGCAGCGAAGGCATGGGCTTCTGGTGGGCCAACGTGCCCGCCGATCCCTACTGGCGGCAGTCGCTGAAGAAGAACTGGAACGAGATCTACGGCGACCGTCGCCAGGAAATTGTCTTCATCGGCACGGGCATGGACGAAGCCGATATTCGCCGCCGGCTCGATGCGTGCCTCGTTGCGGGAAAACCGGGGATGGACATTGCGGGCTGGGCGAACCTGTTCGATCCGTTTCCGAAGTGGAAGCGGGCGGACGAGGCGGGGTGA
- a CDS encoding 1-aminocyclopropane-1-carboxylate deaminase (product_source=KO:K01505; cath_funfam=3.40.50.1100; cog=COG2515; ko=KO:K01505; pfam=PF00291; superfamily=53686; tigrfam=TIGR01274), producing the protein MLEKFARYPLTFGPTHIEKMDRLTAHLGGKVELYAKREDCNSGLAFGGNKLRKLEYIIPDAIASNADTLVSIGGVQSNHTRMVAAVAAKIGMKCRLVQESWVPHEDAVYDRVGNILLSRVMGADVQMVDEGFDIGIRESWEQAIEDVKAKGGKPYAIPAGASVHKYGGLGYVGFAEEVRAQEKELGFAFDYIVVCTVTGSTHAGMLVGFAKDGRERKVIGIDASFTPVQTKAQVLEIARNTAKLVELGKNISEDDVVLVEDYAYPVYGVPSEETKEAIRLCARLEGMITDPVYEGKSMQGMIDLVKKGYFPEGSKVLYAHLGGAPALNGYGYAFRNG; encoded by the coding sequence ATGCTGGAGAAATTCGCGCGCTACCCGCTGACCTTCGGGCCAACGCATATCGAGAAAATGGATCGCCTCACCGCGCATCTGGGCGGCAAGGTCGAACTCTACGCGAAGCGCGAAGACTGCAACTCCGGTCTGGCCTTCGGCGGCAACAAGTTGCGCAAGCTCGAATACATCATCCCCGATGCGATCGCCTCCAACGCCGACACGCTGGTTTCGATCGGCGGCGTGCAGTCGAACCATACGCGGATGGTCGCCGCCGTCGCGGCGAAGATCGGCATGAAGTGCCGGCTCGTCCAGGAAAGCTGGGTGCCTCACGAGGATGCTGTCTATGACCGGGTCGGCAATATTCTTCTCAGCCGGGTGATGGGCGCTGACGTCCAGATGGTCGACGAGGGATTCGATATCGGCATCCGGGAAAGCTGGGAACAGGCGATCGAGGACGTGAAGGCGAAGGGTGGCAAGCCTTACGCGATCCCGGCGGGAGCCTCCGTGCACAAGTATGGCGGACTTGGTTATGTCGGCTTCGCCGAAGAAGTTCGTGCGCAGGAAAAGGAACTCGGTTTCGCTTTCGACTATATCGTCGTCTGCACCGTTACCGGTTCGACCCATGCCGGCATGCTGGTCGGCTTCGCCAAAGACGGCCGGGAACGCAAGGTCATCGGCATCGACGCGTCGTTTACGCCGGTCCAGACCAAGGCGCAGGTGCTCGAGATCGCCCGGAACACCGCGAAGCTGGTCGAACTGGGAAAGAACATTTCCGAAGACGATGTTGTTCTCGTCGAGGACTATGCGTATCCGGTCTACGGCGTTCCCTCGGAGGAGACGAAGGAGGCCATCCGCCTCTGCGCGCGCCTTGAAGGCATGATCACCGATCCCGTCTACGAGGGTAAGTCCATGCAGGGCATGATCGATCTCGTCAAGAAGGGCTATTTCCCGGAGGGCTCCAAAGTCCTTTACGCCCATCTTGGCGGCGCGCCAGCGCTCAACGGCTACGGCTACGCATTTCGCAACGGCTGA
- a CDS encoding hypothetical protein (product_source=Hypo-rule applied; cath_funfam=3.30.70.141; transmembrane_helix_parts=Outside_1_32,TMhelix_33_50,Inside_51_51) yields MTCDLVSLALYGAHIPVSQHHRGQHPTRPFWKFALEVMAAIAIILAVVYLA; encoded by the coding sequence ATGACCTGCGATCTCGTTTCTCTGGCGCTCTACGGTGCACATATTCCGGTTTCGCAGCATCACCGCGGACAACATCCGACACGCCCATTTTGGAAATTTGCGCTCGAAGTAATGGCAGCGATCGCGATTATCCTGGCTGTCGTGTATCTCGCCTGA
- a CDS encoding hypothetical protein (product_source=Hypo-rule applied; transmembrane_helix_parts=Outside_1_14,TMhelix_15_37,Inside_38_231) gives MDAEFVDGAEIGLTRILTLLALGCLLVVGAAVASIVGRDSVPTARFDEAEQSLIEVSRGPVSNKQGKKDRLPVGAVMASLEPPQAALSDPLRQAFASDSPVAAPGSTVLAPIVIPQPPAKPKLAAKPVQKNYTLLSDAQISAIKGRLNLTAMQEQNWPAVESALRAVARKIHDTKQANPAAGSPPIDPASAEVQQLKSAAMPLLFQLREDQKREVRSLARLIGLEAVASAI, from the coding sequence ATGGACGCCGAGTTCGTCGACGGAGCGGAGATTGGCTTGACGCGCATACTGACCCTTCTGGCACTCGGATGCTTGCTCGTGGTGGGCGCTGCCGTGGCCAGCATCGTCGGACGCGACAGCGTGCCGACGGCCCGGTTCGACGAGGCCGAGCAGAGCTTGATCGAAGTCTCCAGAGGTCCGGTCTCCAACAAGCAGGGCAAGAAGGACAGGCTGCCGGTGGGTGCCGTGATGGCTTCGCTGGAGCCGCCGCAGGCCGCGCTGAGCGATCCGCTGCGGCAGGCCTTTGCGTCCGACAGCCCCGTTGCGGCCCCCGGCTCGACGGTTCTCGCGCCGATCGTGATTCCGCAGCCGCCGGCGAAGCCGAAATTGGCCGCCAAGCCCGTGCAGAAAAACTACACGCTGCTCAGTGACGCGCAGATCTCCGCCATCAAGGGCCGGCTCAATCTGACCGCGATGCAGGAGCAAAACTGGCCGGCCGTGGAAAGCGCCCTGCGCGCGGTGGCGCGCAAGATTCACGACACCAAGCAGGCCAATCCGGCTGCCGGCAGCCCGCCGATCGATCCGGCCAGCGCCGAGGTGCAGCAGCTGAAATCCGCGGCGATGCCGCTGCTGTTTCAGCTGCGCGAGGACCAGAAGCGCGAGGTGCGCTCGCTCGCCCGCCTCATCGGGCTGGAAGCGGTGGCATCGGCGATCTGA
- a CDS encoding membrane AbrB-like protein (product_source=TIGR03082; cog=COG3180; ko=KO:K07120; pfam=PF05145; superfamily=69118; tigrfam=TIGR03082; transmembrane_helix_parts=Outside_1_27,TMhelix_28_50,Inside_51_54,TMhelix_55_77,Outside_78_86,TMhelix_87_109,Inside_110_143,TMhelix_144_166,Outside_167_180,TMhelix_181_203,Inside_204_209,TMhelix_210_232,Outside_233_235,TMhelix_236_253,Inside_254_264,TMhelix_265_287,Outside_288_296,TMhelix_297_316,Inside_317_322,TMhelix_323_345,Outside_346_354): MPLPLPSRSQVFTTIETLVIGALGGGLFYWAELPGGLISGAMIAVATFGVSGRPVGLPQPLAHVILMTLGMSLGSMVSPTMVKNLSAYPVTISLLAVATFCSTFGSSLYLQRFHGWDRTSALLAGSPGALSQIIMLATERNADVAGIAVVQIFRVIILTAAVPLLLAATGLMGHGPLPSRGLPATPLALAELAAAAVAVSLLMRWIKFPASWMFGAMLASSVLHGAGWVEGTLPQWAYITALVGIGTLIGSRFGKIKPRTILSHLAAALGSFAVAITISAVFVAAIALTTHVKLSDVVVAFAPGAMDAMLALALTLHIDPVFVGAHHLSRFIYVSIATPGIVHLFGKAQDDIDD, from the coding sequence ATGCCCCTCCCTCTCCCGAGCCGATCACAAGTCTTCACCACCATCGAGACGCTCGTCATCGGCGCGCTCGGTGGCGGGCTGTTTTACTGGGCCGAACTGCCGGGCGGGCTGATTTCCGGCGCGATGATCGCGGTGGCCACGTTCGGCGTGTCCGGCCGCCCGGTCGGCCTGCCGCAGCCGCTGGCGCATGTCATCCTGATGACACTGGGGATGTCGCTGGGATCGATGGTGTCGCCGACCATGGTGAAAAACCTCAGCGCCTATCCGGTGACGATCTCGCTCCTCGCGGTGGCGACGTTCTGCTCGACCTTCGGCAGCAGCCTGTATCTGCAGCGCTTCCATGGCTGGGACCGCACCTCGGCGCTGCTGGCCGGCAGCCCCGGCGCGCTGTCGCAGATCATCATGCTGGCGACCGAGCGCAATGCCGATGTCGCCGGCATCGCCGTGGTGCAGATCTTTCGCGTGATCATTCTCACCGCCGCGGTGCCGCTGCTGCTCGCCGCCACCGGACTGATGGGCCATGGCCCGCTGCCGTCGCGCGGCCTTCCGGCGACGCCGCTGGCGCTGGCCGAACTGGCCGCGGCGGCTGTTGCGGTTTCGCTGCTGATGCGCTGGATCAAGTTTCCGGCGAGCTGGATGTTCGGCGCGATGCTGGCGTCGTCGGTGCTGCATGGTGCCGGCTGGGTCGAGGGCACCTTGCCGCAATGGGCCTATATCACCGCTCTGGTCGGCATCGGCACCCTGATCGGCTCGCGCTTCGGCAAGATCAAGCCGCGCACCATCCTCAGCCATCTCGCCGCGGCGCTGGGCTCATTCGCGGTCGCCATCACCATCTCGGCGGTGTTCGTCGCCGCCATCGCGCTGACCACCCACGTCAAGCTCAGCGATGTCGTGGTGGCATTCGCACCGGGCGCGATGGACGCCATGCTGGCGCTGGCGCTGACGCTGCATATCGATCCCGTGTTCGTCGGCGCGCATCATTTGTCGCGCTTCATCTACGTCTCGATCGCAACGCCGGGTATCGTGCACCTGTTCGGCAAGGCGCAGGACGACATCGACGATTAG
- a CDS encoding Lrp/AsnC family leucine-responsive transcriptional regulator (product_source=KO:K03719; cath_funfam=1.10.10.10,3.30.70.920; cog=COG1522; ko=KO:K03719; pfam=PF01037,PF13412; smart=SM00344; superfamily=46785,54909): MKDSSMRSELDRTDLKMLRLLQGNGRLSNAELAQLVDVSPATCHRRTQALFDEGYIKSVRAMIVPNKVSKGALVMVGVVLDRSTPESFATFEKAVAKLKFILDCHLVAGDFDYFLKIRVGDMADFNRIHGDQLIALPGVRQTRTFFVMKEVVDNAPLEF; this comes from the coding sequence ATGAAAGATTCTTCCATGCGCTCGGAGCTCGACCGAACCGATCTCAAGATGCTGCGGCTGCTTCAAGGCAATGGCCGGCTTTCGAACGCGGAACTGGCGCAGTTGGTGGATGTCAGCCCCGCGACATGTCACCGGCGAACGCAGGCGCTGTTCGATGAAGGCTACATCAAATCTGTCCGGGCGATGATCGTACCCAACAAGGTCAGCAAGGGCGCGCTGGTCATGGTCGGCGTCGTTCTCGACCGCTCGACGCCGGAGAGTTTCGCGACATTTGAAAAAGCCGTCGCCAAATTGAAGTTCATTCTCGATTGCCATCTGGTTGCCGGCGACTTCGACTATTTCCTGAAAATCAGGGTCGGGGACATGGCGGATTTCAACCGGATTCATGGCGACCAGTTGATCGCGCTGCCCGGAGTCCGACAGACGAGAACGTTCTTCGTGATGAAGGAGGTCGTCGACAATGCGCCGCTGGAGTTTTGA
- a CDS encoding disulfide bond formation protein DsbB (product_source=COG1495; cath_funfam=1.20.1550.10; cog=COG1495; pfam=PF02600; superfamily=158442; transmembrane_helix_parts=Inside_1_19,TMhelix_20_42,Outside_43_56,TMhelix_57_74,Inside_75_80,TMhelix_81_103,Outside_104_150,TMhelix_151_173,Inside_174_180) yields MTAETTFKPAQARGQSNPALIAALAIAIVAAATLAGAWFFQLVLDIQPCPLCLEQRYAYYLAVPLALLVALAAAKDAPRGVLIGGLALLAMAALGNAILGGYHSGVEWGFWPGPTDCTGPVGNLGNAGSLLQRLDTVKVIRCDEVQFRFLGISLAGYNVLISLVMAAIALWGVRKTAAKA; encoded by the coding sequence GTGACCGCCGAAACCACCTTCAAGCCCGCGCAGGCACGCGGCCAGTCCAATCCGGCGCTGATCGCCGCACTGGCGATCGCGATTGTCGCTGCGGCGACGCTGGCCGGCGCCTGGTTCTTTCAGCTGGTGCTGGATATCCAGCCCTGTCCGCTCTGCCTGGAGCAGCGCTACGCTTATTACCTTGCGGTGCCGCTGGCCCTGCTGGTGGCGCTGGCCGCCGCGAAGGATGCCCCACGCGGCGTGCTGATCGGGGGACTCGCGCTGCTGGCGATGGCGGCGCTCGGCAACGCTATCCTCGGCGGCTATCATTCCGGGGTCGAATGGGGTTTTTGGCCCGGCCCGACCGATTGCACCGGGCCGGTCGGCAATCTCGGTAACGCCGGCAGCCTGCTGCAGCGGCTCGACACCGTGAAGGTGATCCGCTGCGACGAGGTGCAGTTTCGCTTTCTTGGTATTTCGCTGGCCGGCTACAACGTGCTGATCTCGCTGGTCATGGCCGCGATCGCCCTGTGGGGCGTCCGCAAGACGGCGGCGAAGGCCTAA
- a CDS encoding luciferase family oxidoreductase group 1 (product_source=TIGR03558; cath_funfam=3.20.20.30; cog=COG2141; pfam=PF00296; superfamily=51679; tigrfam=TIGR03558): protein MTALSILDLVRVTENTDARGALDNARDLAAHAEKLGYQRFWVAEHHNMAGIASAATALVISHIAAGTRTIRVGAGGIMLPNHAPIIIAEQFGTLARLYPGRIDLGLGRAPGTDQITVRALRRTLQSSDNFPQDVLELQAFFAPAGPNQNVQAVPAAGTDVPLWILGSSTYGAQLAAALGLPYAFASHFAPEQLLQALQIYRERFEPSEQLAKPHAMVGVNIIAADTDKEAKRLATTQQMSFTNMFRGTRGLSQPPIDDIETYWSPAEKVQAMRMLARSIVGSPETVRAGLAALIAETGADELMVVSDVYDHATRLHSYQLIAEANAKNAGAPMIAVA from the coding sequence ATGACCGCACTTTCGATCCTCGACCTCGTCCGCGTCACCGAAAACACCGACGCGCGCGGCGCACTCGACAATGCGCGCGATCTCGCGGCCCATGCCGAGAAGCTGGGCTATCAACGCTTCTGGGTCGCCGAGCATCACAACATGGCTGGCATCGCCAGCGCCGCCACTGCGTTGGTCATCAGCCATATCGCGGCGGGAACACGGACCATCCGCGTCGGCGCCGGCGGCATCATGCTGCCGAACCACGCCCCGATCATCATCGCCGAACAGTTCGGCACCCTGGCGCGGCTGTATCCCGGCCGCATCGACCTCGGCCTCGGCCGCGCGCCGGGCACCGACCAGATCACCGTCCGCGCCTTGCGCCGGACCTTGCAGAGCTCCGATAATTTCCCGCAGGACGTCCTGGAGCTGCAGGCGTTCTTCGCCCCCGCGGGGCCGAACCAGAATGTCCAGGCGGTGCCTGCCGCCGGCACCGACGTGCCGCTGTGGATTCTCGGCTCCAGCACCTATGGCGCGCAGCTCGCAGCAGCCCTCGGCCTGCCCTACGCTTTCGCGTCGCATTTCGCGCCGGAGCAACTGCTGCAGGCACTACAGATCTATCGCGAGCGCTTCGAACCCTCGGAGCAACTGGCGAAGCCCCATGCGATGGTCGGCGTCAACATCATCGCCGCCGACACCGACAAGGAAGCTAAACGCTTGGCGACGACGCAGCAGATGTCGTTCACCAACATGTTCCGCGGCACCCGCGGATTGAGCCAGCCGCCGATCGACGACATTGAGACCTACTGGTCGCCGGCCGAAAAGGTGCAGGCGATGCGGATGCTGGCGCGCTCGATCGTTGGATCGCCCGAGACCGTTCGCGCCGGATTGGCGGCACTGATCGCCGAGACCGGCGCGGATGAGCTGATGGTGGTGTCCGATGTCTACGATCACGCTACGCGGCTGCATTCCTATCAGCTGATTGCGGAAGCCAATGCAAAGAATGCCGGCGCGCCGATGATCGCCGTCGCCTGA